TCCCTCCCGAGGAATATTTAATAAATACCTATACCTACCCCGTATACACCCAGTTAAAGGCCGGTGAACTCTACCTGAGAAAGAAAGATAAGACCTACAGCCGGGAAGACTTCCATAATCATCCGGATCAATATGATTGCAGGTTCCTGCCTTACGTGACGGCCTCTGATATATTGATGAACGGGGTTTACTGGGATGAACGCATCCCCCCGCTCTTCACCTGGGCCGACCTCGCAAAGGACAATTTCAGGATTAAAGTGATTGCTGATATTACTGATGATAAACACGGTTCCGTGCCTTGCAATATTGGTGATTCCACCATCGAAGACCCTGTTTATGGCGTGGACAGGCATACAAAAGAGCTGATTGCTCCTTACCAGAAAGATAGTGTAGATATGATGTGCGTGAGCAACCTGCCGAATGAACTGCCGCGGGATGCATCGCAGTACTTCGGAGATCAGCTGATGAAGTATGTATTTGATGATTTGTTAAAATCAGAGAGTACGGTCATTCATAATGCGACGATTGCCTCTAACGGGGCGCTTACAGAGCGGTTCAGTTACCTGGAAGAATACGTATCAGCATAAAAAAAGAAGTTGTATCGAAAGTAATTTGAAGGCATTGAGAATTTTCTTAACAAAGAAACGCTCCGCCAGGTACCCGGATTAAATCCGGGAAATTTTACTTTTGATACAACTTCTTTTTACTGGATATTTGCGTTAAAGACCGTCTGCGTCGGGTAAGCAAACCGGATATTCCCCTGCGCAAACTCCTTAAACATTCGCATTGAAAACCGTCTGCGTAGGATAAGCAAACTGGATATTCCGCTGCGCAAACTCCTTAAAGATCGCCAGGTTAATCGCCTGCTGTATATCCATATACTTATTATAATCACTCGTCAGCACATTATACACCACCTCAAACTTCAGACTATAAGGTCCATAGCTGGCAAAATGCGCCCTGTCAAACGCAAGTCCTTCCTGCGCTGTGATAATGGTTTTTAACAAATCAGGAATCGCTTCTAATACTGCTGCCGGCGTTTCATATACCACATCCAACATGAACGCTATCCTGCGCTTCTCCATCCGCTTGAAATTATGAATACGGGAATCCGTCAGCGCCTTATTGGAAAAGATCATTTCCTCACCATTCGTACTACGGATGCGGGTTGTCTTTACCCCAATCTCCATCACCGTACCACTCTTATCCCCTACCAAAATCGCATCTCCGATTTCAAAAGGCCGGTCAAAAAAGATCACGAAATAACAAAACAGATCACTCAAAATATTCTGTGAAGCCAACGCGATGGCCACACCACCAATACCCAAACTCGTGATAATCGTCGTCACATTGTAACCGAAATTATCCAGGAGAAAAACAATCGCAATACACCACAGTACCAGGTTGATGATCATCAACACTCCTTTCACTTCGCTCCTCTTAGGGTCTGCATAATGCTTTTTCTTCAGGTAAGAAATCAGTGAATACTCGATCAGCATCGTCAATACCCGCAATACAAAAAAAGTATTGATCAGTACTATCACACCACGCAGGGCACTGGCCAACTTCTCAGGCAAGCTGAGGTAATGAATACCTCCATAAATTACCGAGATATACAATGCCGGCATCACTGCTCGGTCTATTACGCTGATGATAAAATCATCTACTGTGTTGACAGTGCTTTCTGCCCACTTTCTTAACCTGTGTAGTACGATACTTTTGACAATGCGCAGGACAATCAATCCAATGATAATAACTCCCAGCGCGATGACATAGGAATACAACGTATTCCCCCAAAAGACCTGATTTAAACCTTCCATGTTGTGATTGAAACTAAATATTGGCAATTAAATTTTACAAATACAAATAATAAGGGTGTAATAAAGCGATAAACTCCGGTGTATATTCATTCGCCCCA
This window of the Chitinophaga sancti genome carries:
- a CDS encoding mechanosensitive ion channel family protein, giving the protein MEGLNQVFWGNTLYSYVIALGVIIIGLIVLRIVKSIVLHRLRKWAESTVNTVDDFIISVIDRAVMPALYISVIYGGIHYLSLPEKLASALRGVIVLINTFFVLRVLTMLIEYSLISYLKKKHYADPKRSEVKGVLMIINLVLWCIAIVFLLDNFGYNVTTIITSLGIGGVAIALASQNILSDLFCYFVIFFDRPFEIGDAILVGDKSGTVMEIGVKTTRIRSTNGEEMIFSNKALTDSRIHNFKRMEKRRIAFMLDVVYETPAAVLEAIPDLLKTIITAQEGLAFDRAHFASYGPYSLKFEVVYNVLTSDYNKYMDIQQAINLAIFKEFAQRNIQFAYPTQTVFNANV